A single Rhodothermales bacterium DNA region contains:
- a CDS encoding DUF3667 domain-containing protein, which produces MRHCPNCDTRLEGAFCHTCGQPDTGRLTMRGFFQYAASRMFSMDRGFLLTLVGMFREPGDVPRRFVEGKRAWYTNPLSYWLIAAAVQLLALNLIEDGYLAYLQNQLRSQMETMGDMGAESLRVMPNSGTSRIRFRNSRPSCCAR; this is translated from the coding sequence ATGCGTCACTGCCCCAACTGCGACACCCGCCTTGAAGGCGCATTCTGCCACACGTGCGGCCAACCGGACACCGGTCGCCTCACCATGCGCGGATTCTTTCAGTATGCGGCCAGCCGCATGTTCAGTATGGACCGAGGCTTCCTGCTCACGCTGGTCGGCATGTTCCGGGAGCCAGGAGACGTCCCGAGGCGGTTCGTCGAGGGCAAACGAGCCTGGTACACGAATCCACTGTCCTACTGGCTGATCGCGGCAGCCGTGCAGCTCCTGGCGCTGAACCTGATCGAGGACGGCTATCTGGCCTATCTCCAGAACCAGCTTCGCTCTCAGATGGAGACCATGGGAGACATGGGAGCGGAGTCCCTGCGGGTTATGCCGAACTCTGGAACGTCGAGGATCCGGTTCCGCAACTCGCGGCCGTCATGCTGCGCTCGGTGA
- a CDS encoding YceI family protein yields MLRFLPLLIIALMALPASAQTLTVQEGSTLEIDGSSNKSDWTVKASSFAGTFEMAEGSVVSAEFVVDATTIKGESGVIQDRLITRALKTPANPEIRFVLSEVAGSQAVDGGLLLATKGTLEIAGVEQEVEMDVLMAAVDGGVRFTGSQEVSMTDYRIQPPKAMFGALVVSKDVTVRFDVLAGGVPAGD; encoded by the coding sequence ATGCTGCGATTCCTGCCCCTACTGATTATTGCGCTCATGGCGCTTCCTGCATCCGCACAAACGCTCACCGTCCAGGAGGGGTCGACGCTCGAGATTGACGGATCGTCGAACAAGAGCGACTGGACCGTCAAGGCTTCGTCGTTCGCCGGCACCTTCGAGATGGCCGAAGGCAGCGTGGTTTCCGCAGAATTCGTGGTTGACGCGACGACGATCAAGGGCGAGAGCGGGGTTATTCAGGACCGGCTGATCACGCGCGCGCTGAAGACGCCTGCAAACCCGGAGATTCGCTTCGTGCTTTCTGAGGTGGCCGGCAGTCAGGCGGTTGATGGCGGTTTGCTGCTTGCGACAAAAGGCACGCTGGAGATTGCCGGCGTCGAGCAGGAAGTCGAAATGGATGTGCTGATGGCCGCTGTCGACGGCGGTGTACGCTTTACCGGCTCCCAGGAGGTGTCCATGACGGACTACCGGATCCAGCCGCCAAAGGCCATGTTCGGCGCCCTGGTGGTCTCGAAGGACGTGACGGTTCGCTTTGACGTGCTGGCCGGAGGAGTGCCGGCAGGGGACTGA
- a CDS encoding beta-lactamase family protein, translating into MRNLPLFALLALAACGTDPHAESITRLESEVVKARIFDDEAGPTLEERMQQLGVPALSVAVLLDGEIAWARAWGIADSASGRAATTETLFQAASISKPVAATAMHDMVEDGLLTLDGNINDHLTSWSLPDNAFTRDEKVTLRRITEHSAGLTVWGFPGYNRDESLPTTAQVLDGEGNTDSVRVYKTPGESWQYSGGGYTIMQLAMAEAANQSFPDILQARVLEPAGMTSSGYWQPLPERLYDAAATGYRSSGAVVDGNWHVYPEMAAAGLWTTPSDLLRWSMTIMNDRAGAGTILDSETVETMLTKGPGGHGLGPSISEDGLKFGHGGANEGFRCNLMTFQDGRGGIAIMTNSDSGGTMAYEMLLTAAREYGWEGFEPQRLETTALTDDEVAALVGQYRYEPGLVTVEHEDGTFRLTSEWDGQYATMVPTSANELHARTDQDRVRLETADDGTMTLVWNDQWRGIKQ; encoded by the coding sequence ATGCGCAATCTGCCCCTTTTCGCTCTCCTCGCTCTAGCCGCATGCGGAACGGATCCGCACGCCGAGAGCATTACCCGCCTCGAGTCTGAGGTCGTCAAGGCACGCATTTTTGACGATGAAGCCGGGCCGACCCTGGAAGAGCGCATGCAGCAACTCGGCGTGCCCGCCCTGAGCGTGGCTGTACTCCTGGACGGCGAGATCGCCTGGGCCCGGGCCTGGGGCATCGCAGACAGCGCCTCCGGCCGCGCGGCCACCACGGAGACCCTGTTCCAGGCCGCTTCAATCTCCAAGCCCGTCGCTGCAACCGCCATGCACGACATGGTCGAAGACGGCCTGCTGACGCTGGACGGTAACATCAATGACCACCTCACATCGTGGTCGCTACCTGACAACGCGTTCACCCGGGACGAAAAGGTGACCCTGCGCCGCATCACCGAGCACTCGGCCGGCCTCACCGTCTGGGGATTTCCGGGCTACAACCGGGACGAGTCCCTGCCAACGACCGCACAGGTGCTGGACGGCGAGGGCAATACGGACTCCGTCCGGGTCTACAAGACCCCCGGCGAAAGCTGGCAATACTCCGGCGGCGGGTACACCATCATGCAGCTGGCGATGGCCGAGGCGGCTAACCAGTCGTTTCCAGACATCCTGCAGGCCCGGGTGCTGGAGCCCGCCGGCATGACGAGCAGCGGCTATTGGCAACCGCTACCTGAGCGTTTGTATGACGCGGCAGCAACCGGCTACCGGTCCAGTGGCGCCGTCGTCGACGGAAACTGGCACGTCTACCCCGAAATGGCCGCGGCCGGCCTCTGGACCACACCCTCAGACCTGCTCCGGTGGTCGATGACCATCATGAATGACAGAGCCGGTGCGGGCACCATTCTGGATTCCGAGACGGTCGAAACCATGCTTACCAAAGGTCCGGGTGGTCATGGTCTGGGCCCGAGCATCTCTGAGGACGGCCTCAAGTTCGGCCATGGTGGTGCCAATGAAGGATTCCGCTGCAACCTGATGACGTTCCAGGATGGTCGCGGCGGCATCGCCATCATGACCAACTCAGACAGTGGCGGAACGATGGCCTACGAGATGTTGCTGACCGCCGCCCGCGAGTACGGTTGGGAGGGCTTCGAGCCCCAGCGCCTGGAAACGACCGCGCTTACGGACGATGAGGTCGCCGCTCTTGTCGGCCAGTACCGTTACGAGCCCGGACTGGTGACCGTCGAACACGAAGACGGCACCTTCCGACTCACCTCCGAGTGGGACGGACAGTATGCCACGATGGTGCCCACGTCAGCAAACGAGCTCCACGCCCGAACCGATCAGGATCGCGTGCGCCTGGAAACGGCCGACGACGGCACCATGACCCTGGTCTGGAATGACCAGTGGCGCGGCATCAAGCAGTAG